In Chitinophagales bacterium, one DNA window encodes the following:
- the murI gene encoding glutamate racemase: MTPQNPIGIFDSGIGGLTVANAVSKLLPEEELIYFGDTAHLPYGDKSAEAIQHYSIRIADFLLDKNCKLLLIACNTASAAAFDVVKAHVAQKTNDTVPVVNVIDPVVERVAADTTIHKIGIIGTKGTIKSGTYEHKLKALRPDLETVGLATALLASMIEAGFYNNSVSQAVINSYLAYPDFSDIQGMILACTHYPLIEKEVAAYFNHRIKIFDSTNIVAGQVKDTLESKKLLNNKRRNPHHFYVSDFTDSFEQTTKIFFDEKIHLEQSGIWE; this comes from the coding sequence TTGACTCCACAAAACCCAATTGGAATTTTTGATTCCGGCATTGGCGGCTTAACGGTCGCCAATGCTGTTTCTAAGCTGCTGCCCGAAGAAGAACTCATCTACTTTGGCGACACAGCGCATCTGCCTTACGGCGATAAATCAGCGGAAGCGATTCAACACTACTCCATCCGCATCGCTGATTTTTTGCTCGATAAAAATTGCAAGCTGCTGTTGATAGCCTGCAACACTGCCTCTGCGGCCGCATTCGATGTGGTGAAAGCGCACGTTGCACAAAAAACCAATGATACCGTACCGGTGGTTAACGTAATTGATCCGGTGGTGGAACGGGTGGCAGCCGATACGACCATTCACAAGATCGGTATCATCGGAACCAAAGGCACCATCAAATCAGGCACGTATGAACATAAGCTCAAGGCGTTACGGCCCGACCTGGAAACCGTTGGACTTGCCACAGCCCTGCTTGCTTCCATGATTGAAGCAGGCTTCTACAACAACAGTGTCAGCCAGGCTGTCATCAACTCTTACCTAGCCTATCCCGACTTCAGCGACATACAGGGAATGATATTGGCCTGCACCCATTATCCGCTGATTGAAAAAGAAGTAGCCGCCTACTTCAATCATCGCATAAAAATATTCGACTCCACCAATATTGTTGCCGGGCAGGTAAAAGACACCCTCGAATCAAAAAAACTACTCAACAACAAGCGCCGCAATCCGCATCACTTCTATGTTTCCGACTTCACTGATTCCTTCGAGCAAACCACCAAAATCTTCTTCGATGAAAAGATTCATTTGGAGCAGAGCGGGATTTGGGAGTGA